One window of Pectobacterium carotovorum genomic DNA carries:
- a CDS encoding DMT family transporter gives MEKRKHFFSDKKVVFFIATLCCLLWGSAYPAIKNGYELFHIADKDIPGKLVFAGYRFAFAGLLLLVLAVLSGRSIGRFQRGQFVQLTTLGIFQTSLQYVFFYIGLAYTTGVKGSIMNATSTFFSVLLAHYLYQNDKLNINKLIGCILGFVGVMVVNVNSNGMDIGFTLLGDGFVVIAAFVLSASTIYGKRISQTMDPTVMTGYQLAIGGVILTISGYYTGGTLTIPNWKAVLILGYLILLSSVAFSLWSQLLKYNRVGMVAPFNFLIPVSGTLLSALFLNESILEWKYFFALVLVCSGIWLVNRIVKSDRKTPQ, from the coding sequence TTGGAAAAGCGCAAGCATTTTTTTTCTGATAAGAAAGTTGTTTTTTTTATCGCCACATTATGCTGTTTGCTCTGGGGAAGTGCTTATCCAGCAATTAAAAATGGCTATGAGCTGTTTCACATTGCAGATAAGGATATTCCTGGAAAACTCGTTTTTGCAGGCTATCGGTTCGCATTCGCTGGGCTGTTGCTTTTGGTACTTGCTGTATTAAGCGGGCGCTCCATCGGGCGCTTTCAACGTGGACAGTTTGTTCAGTTGACTACCCTGGGAATATTCCAGACATCGTTGCAGTATGTTTTTTTTTATATTGGCCTGGCTTATACCACCGGTGTTAAAGGTTCGATCATGAATGCAACCAGTACTTTTTTCAGCGTACTGTTGGCTCATTATCTATACCAAAATGATAAATTAAATATCAATAAACTAATTGGTTGTATATTGGGTTTCGTCGGGGTGATGGTCGTTAATGTCAACAGTAACGGAATGGACATTGGTTTTACGCTGTTAGGCGATGGATTTGTTGTTATTGCCGCATTTGTTTTGTCTGCATCTACTATATATGGAAAGCGTATATCACAAACAATGGATCCAACGGTGATGACAGGTTATCAACTGGCTATTGGCGGGGTTATTCTAACCATATCAGGATACTATACCGGCGGGACACTCACCATACCTAATTGGAAAGCCGTGCTGATACTTGGCTATCTTATTTTACTCTCTTCAGTCGCTTTTTCATTATGGAGCCAATTGCTGAAATATAATCGGGTCGGTATGGTCGCGCCATTTAATTTCCTTATCCCTGTTTCTGGTACGCTGTTGTCAGCATTGTTTCTTAATGAAAGCATTCTGGAGTGGAAATATTTCTTTGCACTTGTCCTCGTATGCTCAGGCATTTGGCTAGTTAACCGAATTGTGAAAAGCGATCGGAAAACGCCTCAGTGA
- the flhD gene encoding flagellar transcriptional regulator FlhD, with product MGTSELLKHIYDINLSYLLLAQRLINDEKASAMFRLGINDEMADILMQLTLPQMVKLAETNQLICHFRFNDHNTIKVLTQESRVDDLQQIHTGILLSSNLLQQLTSKEENLPKKRA from the coding sequence ATGGGTACCTCTGAATTACTCAAACACATTTATGACATTAATCTGTCTTATTTGTTACTGGCGCAACGCTTAATTAATGATGAAAAAGCTTCTGCGATGTTTCGCTTGGGAATCAATGACGAAATGGCAGATATCTTGATGCAACTGACTTTACCACAGATGGTGAAATTGGCAGAAACTAACCAGCTGATATGCCATTTCCGTTTTAACGATCACAATACAATCAAAGTCTTGACTCAGGAGTCACGTGTGGATGATTTGCAGCAAATCCATACGGGGATTTTGTTGTCGAGTAACTTATTACAACAGTTGACTTCGAAAGAAGAAAACTTGCCTAAGAAAAGGGCATAA